The Prosthecobacter vanneervenii genome has a segment encoding these proteins:
- a CDS encoding glycosyltransferase family 4 protein, translated as MTLRPCFTPNKALSSMRLVVYSPYFHPRLGGVETVVQVLATEWVSMGHQVTVITDTPNPKPDVFSFCVLRRPGFLATVAAYRAADVVIFANISLWGLLPLLFCGSRRPSWVVTHQIWYENPGHPVKLLDRIKKALAHYASANISCSQAVDRFLGLNGYVIPNPYDQQLFRLLPEVLRNRDLVFLGRLVSDKGCDLLLNALAHLREQGVTPSLSIIGSGPAQFELEDQVLKLHLDSQVRFCGAQSGEALVSLLNEHRIMVVPSRWNEPFGVVALEGIACGCTVIGSSGGGLPEAIGACGITFPNDDYRALAGVINQVLRGPHNNLSEPVATEKHLALHDSSQIARRYLQVFQQCAQKT; from the coding sequence CTGGGAGGTGTTGAAACGGTCGTCCAGGTGCTTGCTACGGAATGGGTTAGCATGGGGCATCAGGTCACCGTTATTACTGATACTCCTAATCCTAAGCCGGATGTCTTTTCATTTTGCGTACTTCGCCGACCAGGTTTTCTAGCAACTGTTGCTGCATATAGAGCCGCGGACGTTGTTATTTTCGCAAACATTAGCTTATGGGGACTGCTGCCATTGTTATTTTGTGGTTCACGGAGACCATCTTGGGTTGTCACCCATCAAATTTGGTATGAAAATCCTGGGCATCCGGTCAAACTTCTCGACCGCATTAAAAAAGCGCTTGCTCATTATGCATCTGCCAACATTTCATGTAGTCAGGCTGTAGATCGGTTTCTCGGTCTCAACGGCTATGTCATTCCCAATCCCTACGACCAACAATTGTTTCGACTATTACCGGAGGTTCTGCGTAACCGTGATCTTGTTTTTCTGGGACGCTTGGTTTCGGATAAAGGCTGTGACTTGCTTTTGAACGCACTGGCTCATTTGCGTGAGCAAGGGGTTACTCCCAGCCTGAGTATCATCGGCTCGGGTCCCGCTCAGTTTGAATTGGAGGATCAAGTGTTGAAACTGCATCTTGACTCACAGGTCCGTTTTTGTGGAGCACAATCTGGTGAGGCGCTGGTAAGTCTGCTAAACGAACATCGCATCATGGTGGTTCCCTCACGGTGGAATGAGCCTTTTGGGGTTGTTGCATTGGAGGGTATTGCTTGTGGGTGCACTGTTATAGGCTCCAGTGGCGGGGGGTTGCCTGAAGCCATTGGCGCATGCGGAATCACTTTCCCGAACGATGATTATCGTGCATTGGCCGGTGTCATCAACCAAGTACTAAGGGGACCGCATAACAACTTGTCAGAGCCTGTCGCCACTGAAAAACATTTGGCTTTGCATGATTCTTCACAAATTGCGCGGCGTTATTTGCAAGTATTCCAGCAGTGCGCGCAGAAGACATAA
- a CDS encoding glycosyltransferase family 2 protein, with protein MSNRIVAISVAVPACRRSAELRSTLERLHACHPAPAEILVHLDGNDNSLRSLVETEFPSVRVLHSDSLIGPGGARNKMMQEARYDWVAHFDDDSFPHDVDYFARAWSLITRFPDLAVFCASILPFENLNESDFWLQAYYPGCGHLMNRAWFQKTKGYLRLPVAYNLEEVDVSIQLCDLGGRCLQSGMLRVFHDHPPAPREDEQTQAAIMINTIIFPLLRFPLLLLPQAFGSVFRRMFRLALLGEWMVLKTTFIELPSALRHYLPMRFPVRFSAAFSWLLLRHRPVRIRPVSSTMKYEY; from the coding sequence ATGAGTAATAGGATTGTGGCAATCTCTGTAGCCGTCCCGGCCTGCAGGCGTAGTGCTGAGTTGCGTTCGACTCTAGAGCGTCTGCATGCTTGTCATCCTGCTCCGGCGGAAATTCTGGTCCATTTGGATGGTAACGACAATAGCTTGCGCTCACTTGTTGAGACAGAATTTCCTTCAGTGAGGGTGCTGCACTCGGATTCTTTGATTGGCCCTGGCGGAGCTAGGAACAAGATGATGCAGGAGGCTCGTTATGATTGGGTTGCACATTTTGATGATGACTCTTTCCCACACGATGTGGATTATTTTGCAAGGGCATGGAGTTTGATCACAAGATTTCCTGATCTTGCTGTTTTTTGTGCTTCCATTCTTCCGTTTGAAAATCTGAATGAATCGGATTTTTGGCTGCAAGCCTACTATCCGGGGTGTGGCCATTTGATGAATCGTGCATGGTTTCAAAAAACAAAAGGATACCTGCGGCTGCCGGTAGCGTACAACCTGGAAGAAGTTGATGTAAGCATTCAGCTTTGTGACTTGGGCGGCCGGTGTCTGCAGTCAGGCATGTTAAGGGTTTTTCATGATCATCCTCCTGCTCCCAGAGAGGATGAACAGACTCAAGCTGCAATAATGATCAATACGATAATTTTTCCTTTGTTGCGCTTTCCGTTGCTCCTGCTGCCGCAGGCATTTGGAAGTGTCTTCCGTAGAATGTTTAGGCTGGCTCTATTGGGTGAGTGGATGGTTTTAAAGACCACATTCATTGAATTGCCATCTGCCCTTCGGCATTATTTGCCAATGCGCTTCCCTGTCCGATTCTCAGCAGCTTTTTCTTGGCTCCTGCTGCGCCACAGACCTGTTAGGATCAGGCCTGTTAGCTCCACCATGAAATATGAGTATTGA
- a CDS encoding glycosyltransferase yields the protein MSIESIHVWVPGIQDGAGGIQAFSRVYVQALVEAFPGIKIRVFVKNDLPSDSDPLRLKGVQFDSMAKYPQRLRTLLMMVIGLAAGLRERPRCVLTTHLHFQPAVRVLHWLCGIPVMSVLHGIEAWNLRGGLRIWAMRAADHLMAVSNHTRTVVVDSYGLDPRRISVVPNTFDEARFTIGPKPAYLLQRYGLMPDQPVIMTVSRLVVAERYKGHRQILQGLDGLRKKFSGLRYLIVGSGDDMPLLRDLVKASNLEDCVVFAGHVPTAELPDHYKLCDVFAMPSSKEGFGIVFLEAMASGKPVVAGNLDGSVDALDQGRLGLLVDPHDSVEIAEKIGLALEQKPTEALWNHPKELRAAVISKFGYQRVGPMMAGVVERLIQDPSFAASSSEEIGGHDIVAPKPHIVILTQLTSPYQVEFFNALAASQECHLEIIYLTSQDKERQWALPGISHSHLILSETPDMKLDALDAIRVADLVVFNFYTDIFALRAIRERVKTRRPWVFWGERPGAYQAGVWGVIARWILLKPLHRNAAPIWAVGDFGIEGYRREFGGSRSYSNIPYFSNLRRFMELPLRSARVRTFFYSGVFSHRKGGDILADAFTQVAQLRPDARLVLMGAGPLEVALRRQLQRFASQVVWLGFQSWDELPSGYAQGGIFCFPSRYDGWGLALVEALASGMPAIGTNRTGAAIEFLSSGHAGRLILAGEADMLKNAMLDLLNLPDKEFERMQNDARRVVSSNTLEQGVRRFMASASDVLERHKARVKIPVRSL from the coding sequence ATGAGTATTGAATCCATACATGTCTGGGTCCCTGGAATTCAAGATGGAGCTGGGGGGATTCAAGCATTCTCACGCGTCTATGTTCAAGCCCTTGTCGAGGCTTTCCCGGGAATTAAGATTCGAGTTTTTGTCAAAAATGATCTTCCTTCGGATTCAGATCCTCTTCGATTAAAGGGGGTGCAATTTGATTCAATGGCAAAGTATCCTCAAAGATTGCGGACTTTGCTGATGATGGTCATAGGGCTTGCTGCCGGTTTACGTGAGCGTCCGCGATGCGTGCTCACCACGCATCTTCACTTCCAACCGGCAGTCCGCGTGCTGCACTGGCTTTGCGGTATTCCTGTGATGAGCGTGTTGCATGGAATTGAGGCCTGGAATCTACGAGGCGGACTTCGTATCTGGGCCATGCGTGCAGCAGATCATCTCATGGCGGTCAGCAATCACACGCGGACGGTGGTGGTCGATTCTTATGGTCTTGATCCTCGTCGAATCAGCGTGGTGCCAAACACATTTGATGAAGCGAGGTTTACGATCGGTCCCAAGCCTGCTTACTTGTTGCAGCGCTATGGTCTAATGCCTGACCAACCGGTGATAATGACGGTGAGCCGATTGGTTGTAGCAGAGCGCTACAAGGGGCATCGTCAAATTTTACAGGGGTTGGACGGTCTACGGAAAAAGTTTTCGGGACTTCGGTACCTCATTGTGGGATCTGGTGATGACATGCCACTTTTGCGCGATCTCGTGAAAGCTTCCAATTTGGAAGATTGTGTTGTTTTTGCCGGGCATGTCCCCACAGCCGAACTCCCTGATCACTATAAATTGTGCGATGTTTTCGCCATGCCGAGCAGCAAAGAGGGGTTCGGCATCGTTTTTCTGGAGGCCATGGCCTCAGGAAAACCAGTGGTCGCTGGAAATTTAGATGGCTCAGTTGATGCTTTGGATCAAGGTCGGCTGGGACTGCTGGTAGACCCGCATGATTCAGTTGAGATCGCTGAAAAAATTGGCCTGGCCCTTGAGCAGAAGCCAACTGAGGCGCTATGGAATCATCCGAAAGAGCTGCGCGCAGCGGTGATCAGCAAGTTTGGTTATCAACGCGTTGGCCCGATGATGGCGGGGGTGGTTGAACGACTTATTCAGGATCCATCATTTGCTGCCTCCTCATCTGAAGAAATTGGTGGTCATGATATCGTTGCTCCCAAGCCGCATATTGTCATTTTGACTCAACTGACATCTCCTTATCAGGTTGAATTTTTCAATGCACTTGCCGCATCACAGGAATGTCACTTGGAGATCATTTATCTCACGAGTCAGGACAAAGAGCGGCAGTGGGCTTTACCTGGCATTTCTCACAGCCATCTCATTCTTTCCGAGACGCCGGATATGAAGCTTGATGCTTTGGATGCAATCCGTGTTGCGGATTTGGTTGTATTCAATTTCTACACCGATATTTTTGCTCTGAGAGCGATCAGGGAGCGTGTGAAAACGCGTCGTCCCTGGGTCTTTTGGGGGGAGCGTCCTGGCGCTTATCAGGCAGGCGTTTGGGGGGTCATTGCGCGGTGGATACTTCTCAAGCCACTGCATCGTAATGCGGCCCCGATCTGGGCGGTGGGGGATTTCGGGATTGAAGGCTACCGGCGAGAATTTGGCGGCAGCCGCAGCTACTCTAACATTCCTTATTTCTCCAATCTCAGGCGCTTCATGGAGTTGCCGTTGCGTTCTGCGCGCGTGCGCACATTTTTTTATTCGGGCGTCTTCTCACATCGCAAGGGGGGGGATATTTTGGCGGATGCTTTTACCCAGGTCGCTCAACTGCGCCCTGACGCGAGGCTTGTTCTCATGGGGGCAGGACCTCTCGAGGTGGCTTTGCGACGCCAGTTGCAAAGGTTTGCTTCCCAGGTGGTATGGCTTGGCTTTCAAAGCTGGGACGAACTTCCCTCCGGTTATGCGCAAGGTGGCATCTTCTGTTTTCCCTCACGCTACGATGGGTGGGGGCTTGCTCTGGTGGAGGCTCTTGCTTCTGGTATGCCCGCGATCGGAACGAACCGCACTGGTGCGGCCATTGAGTTTCTTTCATCAGGACATGCTGGACGATTAATTTTAGCAGGTGAAGCTGACATGCTGAAAAATGCCATGCTTGACCTGCTCAATCTGCCCGACAAAGAATTTGAGCGCATGCAGAATGACGCCCGCCGTGTAGTTTCATCCAATACACTAGAACAAGGTGTAAGGCGCTTTATGGCTTCTGCTTCGGATGTGCTGGAAAGGCATAAGGCGAGGGTGAAAATTCCAGTTCGATCGCTCTAA
- a CDS encoding FkbM family methyltransferase: MFDLLNRVNRRCRDASPIYRELKKHLPVGSPFTFLQIGANDGVSKDPYREFMIRRNARGVAAEPVPEYFESLRRNYRFYSQVIPENSAIGYPAGQLPFYTYAPEYLATRKDSMELTMLASFTREKLLSSLKSNESANGCIREIIIPVCTVEQVMERHGFNRFDCLFMDCEGHEENIISNLEFERVNPRLIVFEHTHQGEKNKIIEARLAERGFSFVHLAFDTIASRRL; encoded by the coding sequence TTGTTTGATCTGCTTAATCGTGTCAATCGTCGTTGTCGAGATGCATCCCCTATTTACAGGGAGTTGAAAAAGCATCTGCCAGTCGGCAGTCCCTTCACTTTTCTTCAAATCGGTGCCAATGATGGAGTTTCTAAGGATCCCTATCGGGAGTTCATGATCCGTCGAAATGCCCGTGGTGTTGCTGCGGAGCCGGTTCCAGAATACTTTGAGTCTTTACGCAGGAACTATCGTTTTTATTCTCAGGTCATTCCTGAAAACAGTGCGATTGGCTATCCTGCTGGTCAGTTGCCTTTCTATACATACGCTCCTGAGTATCTTGCAACCCGCAAAGATTCTATGGAGCTTACTATGCTCGCCAGTTTCACGCGCGAAAAACTGCTGTCATCACTCAAAAGTAATGAATCTGCGAACGGATGTATTCGGGAAATCATCATTCCTGTATGCACAGTTGAGCAGGTGATGGAGCGTCATGGTTTTAACCGCTTCGACTGCTTGTTCATGGACTGCGAAGGCCACGAAGAAAACATCATCTCTAATCTTGAATTTGAGCGTGTAAATCCGCGCTTAATTGTTTTCGAGCACACTCATCAAGGTGAAAAAAATAAAATCATCGAAGCTCGGCTAGCTGAGCGAGGCTTTTCGTTTGTTCATCTTGCTTTTGATACCATAGCCAGCCGAAGATTGTGA